Below is a genomic region from Mycobacteriales bacterium.
GACGACGTGCTCGGCGATGTCCGGGGTGAGCAGGCTGACGATGTCGATGTCCTCGGCGTGCTGGCTGGACACGACGACGGTGTCGAGGCGCGCGGGCCGGCCGTCGACGTACTCGATGGTGACCTGCGTCTTTCCGTCCGGGCGCAGGTAGGGCACCAGCCCGTCCTTGCGGACCTGGGTGAGCCGCCGGGCCAGCCGGTGCGCCAGCGCGATCGGCAGCGGCATGAACTCGGGCGTCTCGTCACAGGCGAACCCGAACATCAGTCCCTGGTCGCCCGCACCCTGCTTCTCCAGGGCGTCGGTCTCACCCCCGACCCGGGTCTCGTACGCGTCGTCGACGCCCTGCGCGATGTCGGCGCTCTGCGAACCGATCGAGACGCTGACGCCGCAGCTCTCGCCGTCGAAGCCCTTCTTGCTGCTGTCGTAGCCGATCCCGAGGATCGTGTTGCGCACGATCGTCGGGATGTCGGCGTAGGCCTCCGTCGTGACCTCACCGGCGACGTGCACCTGACCGGTGGTGATCAGCGTCTCGACGGCGACGCGGCTCTTCGGGTCCTGCTCGAGCAGGGCATCCAGAATGGAGTCACTGATCGCGTCGGCGATCTTGTCGGGGTGCCCCTCGGTGACCGACTCGGACGTGAACAGACGACGGGACACAGGGCTCCTCGAAGGGGTAGCGGCTCGCGCAGGTGCGCGCAGGCGATCGGGGCCACCCTACCGAGCGGGCAGCCGGGCCGCGACGAGGTCCCACACGGCGTCGGCCAGCGCGTCCTTGCTGCCGAGCGGCACGTCGTACGACAACCCATCCGCGGCCAGGACGGTCGCCGCGTTGGCGTCGGCCTCGAAACCCGTCGGGTGACCCGGCTCGCCGACCTCGTTGACGACCAGCAGGTCGCAGCCCTTGCGCGCCAGCTTGGCGCGGCCGTGGGTGAGCACGTCGCCGTCGGCGTCACCGGTCTCGGCCGCGAAGCCGACCAGCACCTGTCCGGGCCGTCGGGCGCTGACCAGATCGGCGAGCACGTCGGGGTTCTGCACCAGCTCGACGGTCAGGGTGGCGGTCCTCTTCCGCTTGGCTGCCAGCCGCTCCACCGGCCGGTAGTCGGCCACCGCGGCGGCCATCACCACCGCGTCAGCGGCCTTGCCCTCGGCGAGGACGGCCTCGCGCAGCTCGAGCGCGGTGGTCACCCGCCGGACGGTCACGCCGGCCGGGTCGGGGAGCCCGGCGCTGCTGACGAGGACGACCTCGGCGCCGCGTGCGACGGCCGTACGAGCGAGCGCGTAGCCCTGCTTGCCGCTGGAGCGGTTGCCGAGGAAGCGGACCGGGTCGAGGTGCTCGCGGGTGCCCCCGGCAGAGATGACGACGCGGCGGCCCCCGAGGTCCTGTGGCCGGCCGGCGAGCGCGCGCAGGCAGAGCTCGAAGAGCTCGCCCGGATCAGGCAGCCGACCCTTGCCGGTGTCCGTCCCGGTGAGCCGGCCGTCTGCGGGCTCGACGACCTGCACACCGCGCCCGCGCAGCGTGCCGACGTTGGCCCGGGTGGCCGGGTGTTCCCACATCTCGGTGTGCATCGCGGGCGCGAGCAGTACCGGGCAACGAGCGGTGAGCAGGACGTTGGTGAGCAGATCGTCGGCCAGCCCGTGCGCGGCGCGGGCCAGCAGGTCGGCGGTGGCGGGGGCGACGACGACCAGATCGGCGCTCTGACCGAGGCGGACGTGGGGTACCTCGTGCACGCTGCCCCAGACGTCGTCGCTCACCGGCCGGCCCGACAGCGCCGCCCAGGTCGGGGCGCCGACGAACTGCAGCGCCGCCCGGGTCGGGACGACCGTGACCTCGTGGCCGGACTCGGTCAGCCGCCGCAGCAGCTCGACGGCCTTGTAGGCGGCGACGCCGCCGGCCACGCCGAGGACGACCCTCGGGCGCGCGGTCATGGGCGCGCTGTCATGGGCGCCGGGCCTTCACCTACTGGACGGGCTCGGCGACCTGCTCGTGCGTGAGCAGCCCGCCGTTGATCTCACGCAACGCGATCGACAGCGGCTTCTCCTGCACGCCGGTCTCGACCAGCGGGCCGACGTACTCCAGCAGGCCCTCGCCGAGCTGGGAGTAGTAGGCGTTGATCTGGCGCGCACGCTTGGCCGCGTAGATGACCAGGCTGTACTTGGAGTCGGTGGCGGCGAGCAGCTCGTCGATCGGGGGATTGGTGATGCCGATCGGGTTGGCGACAGTGCCGGCCACGGGGGAACTCCAGACGTTGCTCGGACAGAGCCGTGCTCAGAAAACAGGCCTGCTCAGGAAGGGATCCCGAGCAAGGCTACCAGCCGGTCCGCCGCCGCCTCGACGTCGTCGTTGACGACCACCACGTCGAACTCGTGCTCGGCGGCCAGCTCCGTCCGGGCCCGCTCGAGCCGGTCCCGCACCTTCGCCGGGTCCTCCGTTCCGCGGCCGACGAGCCGGCGGGCCAGCTCGTCGACGGAGGGCGGGGCCAGGAAGACCAGCTGCGCGTCGGGCAGCTGGGCGCGGACCTGCCGGGCGCCGTGCAGGTCGATCTCGAGCAGAACGGGCGCGCCTGCAGCGAGCTGTTCCTCCACCGGCCGACGCGGGGTGCCGTACGACGCGCCCATGTGGGCGTCGTGCTCGAGCAGCTCGCCGGCCACCACCATCCGGTCGAACTCCGGCTGATCGACGAAGAAGTACTCCACGCCGTTGCGCTCCCCCGGCCGGGGCGGGCGCGTGGTCACGCTGACGGACAGCCAGACGCCGGGGTGTCGGGTGCGCAGCACGCGCACGACGCTGCCCTTGCCCACGCCGGAGGGACCGGACAGGACGGTGAGACGACCGCTCAAGAGCTGCTGAACTCCCGGACCAGTGCCTGGCGCTGCTTGCTGCCGAGGCCGCGCACGCGCCGCGACGGGGAGATCTCGAGCCGCTCCATGATCTTCTGGGCACGTACCTTGCCGACCCCCGGCATCGCCTCCAGCACGGCGACGACCTTCATCTTCCCGATCACCTCGTCGGTGTCGCCGTCGGTGAGCACGTCGCCCAGGCTGGTCCCGCTGGACTTCAGCCGGACTTTTAGCGCGGCCCGCGCCTTGCGCGCAGCGGCGGCCTTCTCCAGGGCGGCGGCGCGCTGCTCGGGAGTCAGGGGCGGCAGCGGCACGCGGTTCACCTCGGGATTCGGCTGAGCAGGACGACGGGAACCTAGCGGCGAGGGGCGGTCGGGGCAACGTGCCGTCGCCCGGTCGGCTCAGCGCTGCGGCAGGGCGGCAGCGATCCGGGCGGCCGCGGCGCCCGGATCGGCGGCGCCGGTGATGGGACGGCCGATGACCAGCAGGTCGGCGCCGGCGGCCAGCGCCCGCTCCGGCGTCGCGACGCGCGCCTGGTCCTGGGCATCGCTGCCTGCGGGCCGCACACCTGGGGTGATGAGGGTCACCCCGGGGCCGACCTCGCGCCGGACGGCCGCCACCTCGTGCGGCGAGCAGACCAGCGCGCCGGCGCCGGCGGCCACGGCGAGGGCCGCAAGACGGCGGACGGCGTCGGTCGACGGGCCGGCCAGCCCGATGGCCTCCAGCACGCTGTCGCTCATCGAGGTGAGGACCGTGACGGCGGCGATCGTGACGCCCTCGGCCGCCTCGACGGCGGCACGGACCATGTCGGGCCCGCCGCTGGCGTGCACGGTCAGGTAGCGCGGCTTCAGCCGGGCGACCGACTTCGCTGCCCCCGCAACGGTGTTGGGGATGTCGTGCAGCTTCAGGTCGAGGAACAGCTCGGCCCCTGATGCGCCGCGCACGCTGTCGACGATCGACGGCCCGGTGCGGCAGAACAGCTCCAGTCCGACCTTGACGACCGCGACGTGCGGAGTGACCGCGCGCGCCCAGCGGGCGGCCGTCTCGGCGTCGGGGGCGTCCAGGGCCACGGCGATGGGCGCTCTCATGTCTGCTCCTCGTAGGCGTCGGCGAACCCCCGGCTCGCGGGCAGGCCGCCCGGCGGGTCGTCGCCGGGCGCACCGTCGCCCGGCGGGTCGTCGCCAGGCGGGTCGTGCGCCTCGGGCACCGACGGCTCCGGGGCGCGGTGGGCCAGCCCCACCACGTCGGACAGCCGCGCGATGCCGCGGTCGGCCAGCGCCCGTTCGAGCTCGGCGAGCACCCGCAGGGGCGCGGTGGGGTCGCCGAAGACCGTCGTCCCGACGCTGACGGCACTGGCACCGGCGAGCAGGAACTCGAGGGCGTCGAGGCCGGTACGGATGCCGCCCATGCCCAGGATCGGCACGTCCGGCAGCGCGGCGTGGACCTGCCAGACGCAGCGGACCGCCACCGGGCGGATCGCCGGGCCGGACAGGCCGCCGGTGACGCCGGCCAGCGCCGGGCGCATGGTCGTCGTGTCGATCACCATGCCCAGCAGGGTGTTGATGACCGACAGCCCGTCGGCGCCGGCCTCGACGCAGGCCCGCGCGACGGCCGTGATGTCGGTGACGTCGGGGCTCAGCTTGGCGAACACGGGGGTCGCCTCGGGTGTGTTCCAGCGCACGGCCTCGACGACAGCGGAGGCGGCCTGCGGGTCGCAGGCGAAGACCTGGCCGCGGTCCTCCACGTTGGGGCAGGAGATGTTGACCTCGATCATCGAGACCGCCGGGGAACCGCGCAGCCTGCGGGCGAGCACGGCGTAGTCCTCGACGCTGCCGCCCGCGATCGACACGACGGCCCGGGCGCCGCGGCTCGCCAGCCAGGCCAGGTCGTTGTCCAGGAAGGCGTCGATGCCCGGCCCCTGCAGGCCGATCGAGTTGAGCATCCCGCTCGGGGTCTCCGCCATCCGCGGGGTGGCCCGTCCGGATCGTGGCACCTTCATGATCGACTTCGTGACGACGCCGCCGAGCAGCGTGACGTCGAAGAACTGGTCCAGCTCCCAACCGGCGGCAGCGCATCCGGACGCGGTGAAGACCGGGTTGGGGAAGTCCACACCGGCCAGCCGCGTCGTCATGTCGATCACGTGTGGCCGCCTGCGGTAATCGCCCCGACGGTGTCGGGCGGCACCGTCCCGAGCTCGTCCCAGCGCACCCGGTCGCCGAGGAAGACCGGCCCCTCGACGCATGAGCGGACCATCCGGGTCAGGCCGTCGTCACCGACGACCGGCAGCACACAGGTCATGCACACACCGATGCCGCAGGCCATCGACTCCTCCACCGCGACCTGGCAGGGGATGGCCCGCTCCGCCGCGAGGTCGGAGACCGCCCGCAGCATCGCCATCGGCCCGCAGGTGTAGACGAGGTCGGTCCGGGATCTGTCGAACACGCCGGGCAGCACGTCGCTGACCCGGCCGGGTTGGCCGATCGAGCCGTCGTCGGTCGTGACCGTGACGGAGTCGCCCAGCCGCTTGGCGTCGAGGAAGCCGAACAGCCGGTCGGCGCTGCCGGCACCCAGCACGATGTCGACCCGGCAGCCCCGCTCACGTAGCGCCGCGGCCAGGGGCAGCAGCGGGGCACTGCCGTAGCCACCGCCGACGAGCGTGACGCTGACGGGATTCTTCGGCAGCCGGAAGGGCTTGCCGAGTGGACCCACCACGTCCAGGTCGTCCTGCGGCCGGCGGGCCGACAGCCAGGCGGTGCCCTTGCCGTGCACCGCGAAGACGAACTCGACGGTCCCGCCGTAGACGCCGCGGTCCTTGACGTCGTAGATGGCGAACGCGCGGCGCAGCAGCATGCTGGACTCGGGCCCCCCGACCTGCACGGCCACGAAGTGCCCGGGACGCGTGAGCGCCGGTATGCCGGGCGCGACGACGGTCATCGCCTGGTAGGCGCCGACCCGCTTGATGCTCAGCACCTCGCCGGTGACCTGCAGCGGCATCAGGGACGCTCCCCGGTGACGCCCGGCGAGGGCGGGACCGCAGCGCCGCCCCGCATCAGCCGGTGGTGCTCCTGCAGCGACCGCACCCCGATGTCGCCCCGGATCAACGCCTCGATCCCCTGTACCGCCGCGGCGGCGCCCTGCACCGTCGTGATGCACGGCACGCCGCGGGCGACGGCGGCGGTGCGGATCTCGTAGCCGTCCTTGCGCGCGCCGACACCGAACGGGGTGTTGAGGATCAAATCCACCTCGCCGGCCAGGATCAACGGGACGACATCGTCGCCCTTGCCGTGCGAGTGCTTGCCGACCACCGTCGCCTCCACGCCGTTGCGCCGCAGCACCTCGGCCGTGCCCTCGGTCGCCAGCACCTCGAAGCCCAGGTCGGCCAACCGCTTGACGGGGAAGAGCACCGCGCGCTTGTCCCGGTTGGCGACGCTGACGAAGACCCGTCCCTTGGTCGGCAGCTCGCCGTACGCGGCGGCCTGGCTCTTGGCGTAGGCGGTGCCGAAGACCCGGTCGATGCCCATCACCTCGCCGGTCGACTTCATCTCCGGGCCGAGCACGGTGTCGACGCCCTCACCGGCGGCGGTCCGGAAGCGGCCGAACGGCAGCACCGCCTCCTTCACCGAGATGGGCGCGCCGTAGGGCAGATCCGCACCGTCACCGCTCCCCGGCAGCATCCCCTCGCCGCGCAGGTCGGCGATGGTGGCGCCGAGCATGATGCGGGCCGCGGCCTTGGCGACCTGCACCGCCGTGGCCTTGCTGACGAACGGCACGGTTCGGCTGGCTCGCGGGTTGGCCTCGAGGACGTAGAGCACGTCGTCCTTGAGGGCGTACTGCACGTTCAGCAGCCCCCGCACGCCGACGCCCGCGGCGATGCCGAGGGTGCTGGCACGGATCCGCTCGAGGTCGGTGCGACCCAAGGTGACCGGCGGCAGCGCGCAGGCCGAGTCGCCGGAGTGGATCCCGGCTTCCTCGATGTGCTCCATGATCCCGGCGAGGTAGAGCTCGCTCCCGTCGTAGAGTGCGTCGACGTCGATCTCGACGGCGTCCTCGAGGAACCGGTCGACCAGTACCGGTGCGTCCGGGCCGATGTGCGTGGAGCGGGAGACGTAGTCGACGAGCATCTCGTCGGTGTAGACGATCTCCATGCCGCGGCCGCCCAGGACGTACGACGGGCGGACGAGAACCGGGTAGCCGACCCGCTCGGCGATCTCCTTCGCCTCGTCGTAGGAGCGGGCCATGCCGTACTTCGGGGCCGGCAGGCCGGCGGCGGTGAGCACGTTGCCGAAGGCGCCGCGCTCCTCGGCCAGGTGGATGGCCTCCGGGCTGGTGCCGACGATCGGCACGCCGCAGTCCTTCAGCTCCTGCGCCAGGCGCAGCGGCGTCTGGCCGCCGAGCTGCACGATGACGCCGACCAGCTCACCGCCGCCCTGGCGGGCCGATTCCTGCTCGGCGGCGACGACCTCGAGCACGTCCTCGACGGTCAGCGGCTCGAAGTAGAGGCGGTCACTGGTGTCGTAGTCGGTGGAGACGGTCTCGGGGTTGCAGTTGACCATCACCGTCTCGAAGCCCGCGGCGCTGAGGGCGAAGGACGCGTGCACGCAGGCGTAGTCGAACTCGATGCCCTGGCCGATGCGGTTCGGGCCGCTGCCCAGGATGAGCACCTTGCGCTTGCCGCTCGGCGCCACCTCGGTCTCCTCGTCATAGGACGAGTAGTGGTAGGGCGTTTCGGCCGCGAACTCCGCCGCGCAGGTGTCGACGGTCTTGTAGACGGGACG
It encodes:
- the metK gene encoding methionine adenosyltransferase, which encodes MSRRLFTSESVTEGHPDKIADAISDSILDALLEQDPKSRVAVETLITTGQVHVAGEVTTEAYADIPTIVRNTILGIGYDSSKKGFDGESCGVSVSIGSQSADIAQGVDDAYETRVGGETDALEKQGAGDQGLMFGFACDETPEFMPLPIALAHRLARRLTQVRKDGLVPYLRPDGKTQVTIEYVDGRPARLDTVVVSSQHAEDIDIVSLLTPDIAEHVVAPELVELGIQTEGYRLLVNPTGKFVIGGPMGDAGLTGRKIIVDTYGGYARHGGGAFSGKDPSKVDRSATYAMRWVAKNVVAAGLATRCEVQVAYAIGKAEPVGLFVDTQGTGVVSDEVLQDAVVEVFDLRPAAIIRDLDLLRPIYQQTSAYGHFGRTGADFTWESTERAELLKKAAGQ
- the carB gene encoding carbamoyl-phosphate synthase large subunit, whose protein sequence is MPKREDLKHILVIGSGPILIGQAAEFDYSGTQACRVLKAEGLRVTLINSNPATIMTDPEFADATYLEPITPEYVTKVIEQERPDALLATLGGQTALNAAMSLHEAGVLEQYDVELIGADVDAIRRGEDRQAFKDIVEQVGGESARSVVCHTMQELLAGVDELGYPVVVRPSFTMGGAGGGIAYDEQDLRRIGGGGLHASATTEVLLEESILGWKEYELELMRDRNDNVVVICSIENLDPMGVHTGDSVTVAPAMTLTDREYQRMRDLAIDIIRAVGVDTGGCNIQFAVDPEDGRLVVIEMNPRVSRSSALASKATGFPIAKIAARLAIGYTLDEIPNDITRETPSAFEPSLDYVVVKIPRFAFEKFPGADPHLTTTMKSVGEAMAIGRSFVEALQKAMRSLEQSPSQFWLEPDPPGTAQDALELAKVPHDLRLLTVERALRLGATPGQVFEATRIDPWFLDQLLSLVELREKLEQAAGLDADLLRAAKRMGCSDKQIAAVRGLTELDVRKARHALGVRPVYKTVDTCAAEFAAETPYHYSSYDEETEVAPSGKRKVLILGSGPNRIGQGIEFDYACVHASFALSAAGFETVMVNCNPETVSTDYDTSDRLYFEPLTVEDVLEVVAAEQESARQGGGELVGVIVQLGGQTPLRLAQELKDCGVPIVGTSPEAIHLAEERGAFGNVLTAAGLPAPKYGMARSYDEAKEIAERVGYPVLVRPSYVLGGRGMEIVYTDEMLVDYVSRSTHIGPDAPVLVDRFLEDAVEIDVDALYDGSELYLAGIMEHIEEAGIHSGDSACALPPVTLGRTDLERIRASTLGIAAGVGVRGLLNVQYALKDDVLYVLEANPRASRTVPFVSKATAVQVAKAAARIMLGATIADLRGEGMLPGSGDGADLPYGAPISVKEAVLPFGRFRTAAGEGVDTVLGPEMKSTGEVMGIDRVFGTAYAKSQAAAYGELPTKGRVFVSVANRDKRAVLFPVKRLADLGFEVLATEGTAEVLRRNGVEATVVGKHSHGKGDDVVPLILAGEVDLILNTPFGVGARKDGYEIRTAAVARGVPCITTVQGAAAAVQGIEALIRGDIGVRSLQEHHRLMRGGAAVPPSPGVTGERP
- the rpoZ gene encoding DNA-directed RNA polymerase subunit omega; amino-acid sequence: MAGTVANPIGITNPPIDELLAATDSKYSLVIYAAKRARQINAYYSQLGEGLLEYVGPLVETGVQEKPLSIALREINGGLLTHEQVAEPVQ
- a CDS encoding dihydroorotate dehydrogenase encodes the protein MTTRLAGVDFPNPVFTASGCAAAGWELDQFFDVTLLGGVVTKSIMKVPRSGRATPRMAETPSGMLNSIGLQGPGIDAFLDNDLAWLASRGARAVVSIAGGSVEDYAVLARRLRGSPAVSMIEVNISCPNVEDRGQVFACDPQAASAVVEAVRWNTPEATPVFAKLSPDVTDITAVARACVEAGADGLSVINTLLGMVIDTTTMRPALAGVTGGLSGPAIRPVAVRCVWQVHAALPDVPILGMGGIRTGLDALEFLLAGASAVSVGTTVFGDPTAPLRVLAELERALADRGIARLSDVVGLAHRAPEPSVPEAHDPPGDDPPGDGAPGDDPPGGLPASRGFADAYEEQT
- the pyrF gene encoding orotidine-5'-phosphate decarboxylase codes for the protein MRAPIAVALDAPDAETAARWARAVTPHVAVVKVGLELFCRTGPSIVDSVRGASGAELFLDLKLHDIPNTVAGAAKSVARLKPRYLTVHASGGPDMVRAAVEAAEGVTIAAVTVLTSMSDSVLEAIGLAGPSTDAVRRLAALAVAAGAGALVCSPHEVAAVRREVGPGVTLITPGVRPAGSDAQDQARVATPERALAAGADLLVIGRPITGAADPGAAAARIAAALPQR
- the mihF gene encoding integration host factor, actinobacterial type, whose translation is MPLPPLTPEQRAAALEKAAAARKARAALKVRLKSSGTSLGDVLTDGDTDEVIGKMKVVAVLEAMPGVGKVRAQKIMERLEISPSRRVRGLGSKQRQALVREFSSS
- the gmk gene encoding guanylate kinase, with amino-acid sequence MSGRLTVLSGPSGVGKGSVVRVLRTRHPGVWLSVSVTTRPPRPGERNGVEYFFVDQPEFDRMVVAGELLEHDAHMGASYGTPRRPVEEQLAAGAPVLLEIDLHGARQVRAQLPDAQLVFLAPPSVDELARRLVGRGTEDPAKVRDRLERARTELAAEHEFDVVVVNDDVEAAADRLVALLGIPS
- a CDS encoding dihydroorotate dehydrogenase electron transfer subunit, with the translated sequence MPLQVTGEVLSIKRVGAYQAMTVVAPGIPALTRPGHFVAVQVGGPESSMLLRRAFAIYDVKDRGVYGGTVEFVFAVHGKGTAWLSARRPQDDLDVVGPLGKPFRLPKNPVSVTLVGGGYGSAPLLPLAAALRERGCRVDIVLGAGSADRLFGFLDAKRLGDSVTVTTDDGSIGQPGRVSDVLPGVFDRSRTDLVYTCGPMAMLRAVSDLAAERAIPCQVAVEESMACGIGVCMTCVLPVVGDDGLTRMVRSCVEGPVFLGDRVRWDELGTVPPDTVGAITAGGHT
- the coaBC gene encoding bifunctional phosphopantothenoylcysteine decarboxylase/phosphopantothenate--cysteine ligase CoaBC, with amino-acid sequence MTARPRVVLGVAGGVAAYKAVELLRRLTESGHEVTVVPTRAALQFVGAPTWAALSGRPVSDDVWGSVHEVPHVRLGQSADLVVVAPATADLLARAAHGLADDLLTNVLLTARCPVLLAPAMHTEMWEHPATRANVGTLRGRGVQVVEPADGRLTGTDTGKGRLPDPGELFELCLRALAGRPQDLGGRRVVISAGGTREHLDPVRFLGNRSSGKQGYALARTAVARGAEVVLVSSAGLPDPAGVTVRRVTTALELREAVLAEGKAADAVVMAAAVADYRPVERLAAKRKRTATLTVELVQNPDVLADLVSARRPGQVLVGFAAETGDADGDVLTHGRAKLARKGCDLLVVNEVGEPGHPTGFEADANAATVLAADGLSYDVPLGSKDALADAVWDLVAARLPAR